A window of Solanum stenotomum isolate F172 chromosome 3, ASM1918654v1, whole genome shotgun sequence contains these coding sequences:
- the LOC125858517 gene encoding protein TRANSPARENT TESTA GLABRA 1 codes for MENSSQESHLRSENSVTYDSSYPIYAMAFSSFTSSLPSRRRRLAVGSFIEEFNNRVDILSFDEDTLTLKPVPNLSFEHPYPPTKLMFHPNPSASLKTNDILASSGDYLRLWDVSETSIEPLFTLSNNKTSEYCAPLTSFDWNEVEPRRIGTSSIDTTCTIWDVEKGVVETQLIAHDKEVYDIAWGEAGVFASVSADGSVRIFDLRDKEHSTIIYESPKPDTPLLRLAWNKQDLRYMATILMDNNKIVILDIRSPAMPVAELERHQASVNAIAWAPQSCRHICSAGDDGQALIWELPTVAGPNGIDPMSMYSAGAEINQIQWSAAQRDWIAIAFSNKLQLLKV; via the coding sequence ATGGAGAATTCAAGTCAAGAATCGCATCTCCGGTCTGAAAATTCCGTTACATATGACTCCTCCTATCCTATCTACGCTATGGCTTTTTCATCCTTCACGTCTTCCCTCCCTAGCCGCCGCCGTCGACTTGCCGTCGGGAGCTTTATCGAAGAGTTCAACAATCGTGTCGATATTCTGTCCTTCGATGAAGATACCCTAACCCTTAAGCCTGTTCCGAATctctcttttgaacacccttatCCGCCTACGAAGCTCATGTTCCATCCTAATCCTTCTGCATCTCTCAAGACTAATGATATTCTTGCTTCTTCCGGTGATTACCTCCGTCTATGGGATGTTAGTGAAACTTCTATTGAACCTCTTTTCACTCTCAGTAACAATAAAACTAGTGAATATTGTGCCCCTTTGACGTCTTTTGATTGGAATGAGGTGGAGCCGAGAAGAATTGGTACTTCTAGTATAGACACTACTTGTACCATCTGGGATGTTGAGAAAGGGGTTGTGGAAACCCAACTGATAGCTCATGACAAAGAGGTTTACGATATAGCTTGGGGTGAAGCTGGGGTTTTTGCTTCGGTTTCTGCTGATGGGTCAGTTAGGATTTTTGATTTGAGGGATAAGGAACATTCGACAATTATTTATGAGAGTCCAAAACCGGACACTCCGTTGTTGAGGTTGGCTTGGAACAAGCAAGATTTGAGATACATGGCTACCATATTGATGGATAACAATAAGATTGTGATTTTAGATATCAGGTCTCCAGCAATGCCCGTGGCAGAGTTGGAAAGGCATCAGGCGAGTGTGAATGCTATTGCTTGGGCTCCACAGAGTTGTAGACATATTTGTTCTGCTGGGGATGATGGGCAGGCGCTCATTTGGGAGTTGCCAACTGTTGCAGGGCCTAATGGGATTGATCCTATGTCAATGTACTCTGCTGGAGCTGAGATTAATCAAATTCAGTGGTCTGCTGCACAACGTGATTGGATTGCTATTGCGTTTTCTAACAAGTTGCAGCTGCTTAAAGTATAA